The Brassica napus cultivar Da-Ae chromosome C7, Da-Ae, whole genome shotgun sequence genome has a segment encoding these proteins:
- the LOC106393314 gene encoding probable esterase KAI2 — MGVVEEAHNVKVIGSGNQGTIVLGHGFGTDQSVWKHLVPHLVEDYRLVLYDNMGAGTTNPEYFDFDRYSTLEGFSFDLIAILEDLQIESCIFVGHSLSGMVGVLASLNRPDLFSKIVMISASPRYVNDADYQGGFEEEDLNQLFEAMRSNYKAWCLGFAPLAVGGDLDSVAVQEFSRTLFNMRPDIALSLAQTIFHSDMRQILPFVSVPCHIVQSVKDLAVPVAVSEYLHNNLGSESVVEVMSSDGHLPQLSSPDSVIPVLLRHIRNDIAL, encoded by the exons atgggtgTAGTAGAGGAAGCTCACAACGTGAAGGTGATTGGCTCAGGAAATCAAGGGACGATCGTATTAGGTCACGGGTTCGGTACGGACCAGTCAGTATGGAAACACCTGGTCCCTCATCTGGTCGAGGATTACCGCCTCGTGCTCTACGACAACATGGGAGCCGGTACGACCAATCCGGAATATTTCGACTTCGATCGTTACTCGACTCTCGAAGGTTTCTCTTTTGATTTGATTGCAATTTTAGAAGATCTCCAAATCGAGTCTTGTATCTTTGTTGGTCACTCTCTATCCGGCATGGTTGGTGTCTTGGCTTCTCTTAACCGACCTGACCTCTTCTCCAAAATCGTCATGATTTCTGCTTCCCCacg ATACGTGAACGATGCTGATTACCAAGGTGGATTCGAGGAAGAAGACCTAAACCAGCTTTTCGAAGCGATGCGAAGCAACTACAAAGCGTGGTGTTTAGGTTTCGCTCCACTAGCGGTAGGTGGCGACTTAGACTCAGTAGCCGTTCAAGAATTCAGCAGGACGCTCTTCAACATGCGTCCGGACATAGCACTCTCCCTGGCTCAGACCATTTTCCATAGCGACATGAGACAAATCTTACCCTTTGTCTCTGTCCCTTGTCACATAGTCCAAAGCGTTAAGGATTTAGCCGTACCGGTCGCCGTATCCGAGTATCTTCACAACAATCTCGGATCAGAATCCGTGGTCGAGGTTATGTCTTCAGATGGTCATCTTCCTCAGCTTAGCTCGCCGGATTCTGTTATTCCCGTTCTCCTCCGTCACATCCGCAACGACATTGCTCTCTGA